ACGGTATTTTAGGTAACGATGTTCGCAACGTTACAGTAGAAAAGTGTCTGGAAGATGCCAAAAACTGGGCTACAAAAACGTCTCCACGCTATGCAGACATTATTGCTTTAGCCAATTCCAGCCTTATGCAGATTTTGGAAGATGCAGAAAAGTTACGATCAAAAAATAACCTGTTACTGAATAGTTGCCGACTGTCTTTGCAGCATCTCAACAAAGTACAACTTCTCGCCAATATCGACGAAGAAGTACGCGAGTTAAACCGGGAAAATAATCGGTTCCTACTCTCAGACACCAATGCCCTGCTCCACCAATTAGTAAAAGACGGTGATTCCTCTTTCGTATTCGAAAAGATAGGAACGAACATCCGCAATGTTATGATTGACGAGTTTCAGGATACCAGCCGGATGCAATGGGGTAATTTCAAACTGTTATTGCTCGAAGGATTATCCCAGGGAGCCGACAGCTTGATTGTAGGAGATGTCAAACAGTCAATCTACCGTTGGCGTAATGGCGACTGGGGAATCCTCAACGGGTTAAATGACCATATCGACCACTTCCCGATTCGCGTCAAAACACTGGCAACCAACCGGAGAAGTGAAACGAACATCATCCGGTTTAACAATCATATATTTACGGCCGCTACTGATTATTTGAATGGAGTTTATAAAAAACAGCTCAACAAAGATTGTCAAGATCTGCAAAAGGCATATGCAGACGTCGTACAAGAATCTCCCTTAAACACCCAAAAAGGTTATGTCAAAGCCTCTTTCCTCGAACCGGACGAAGAACATGACTATACCGAACAGACACTTATCAGCCTGGGAGAAGAAGTCGAACATCTGCTCGCTTCCGGTATCCACCTGAACGACATAACTATTTTAGTACGAAAGAATAAAAGTATTCCCCGCATCGCAGATTACTTTGATAAGGAGCTGCATTACAAAATAGTGTCAGACGAAGCCTTCCGTCTTGACGCTTCCTTTGCTATCTGCATGATGCTGGATGCTCTTCGTTACCTCTCGGATGAAAACAACAAGATAGCACGGGCCCAACTTGCCATAGCCTATCAGAATGAGGTCTTACAGAAAGGACTGGATTGGAATACCCTCTTGCTTCTTCCCACCGAAAGCTATCTTCCTACGACATTTCTTGATAAAATAAAAGAGTTTCGGTTAATGCCTCTCTACGAGTTATTGGAAGAATTATTCAGCTTGTTCGAGATGAATCGCATCAAAGAACAAGATGCTTATTTATTTGCCTTTTTTGATGCCGTAACAGATTATTTGCAAAATAATTCTTCTGAACTCGACGGATTCATTCGCTATTGGGACGAAACTTTGTGTAGCAAAACAATTCCCAGCGGAGAAATCGAAGGGATCCGGATTTTTTCCATACATAAATCAAAGGGATTGGAATTTCATACCGTGCTTCTTCCTTTCTGTGACTGGAAATTAGAGAATGAAACGAATAATCAACTGGTATGGTGTGCTCCTCAAGAAGCGCCATTCAATGCTTTAGATATTCTTCCTATTAATTATTCCACGCAAATGGCAGAATCTATCTACGGAAACGATTATCTGCATGAACGCCTCCAACTTTGGGTGGATAACCTGAACCTGCTCTATGTAGCGTTTACCCGTGCCGGAAAAAATCTAATAATCTGGAGCAGAAAAGGGCAAAAAGGAACAATGTCCGAACTATTAGCAAATACTCTTCCTATCGTTGCCCTCAAAGAAGGAATCGAATGGGAAGAAGATTGTTATGAGCAAGGAGAACTCTGTCCGTCCGAAAAAGAAAAGGGCAAAGCCTCCACTAATAAATTAACCCAAAAAGCAGAAAAATTGCCCATCCAAATGGAGTCCATGCGGCACGACATCGAGTTCCGGCAATCCAATCGTTCTGCGGACTTTATCCAAGGAATCGAAGAAGAAGATTCGGACGACCGTTTCATCAATCGCGGACGTATGTTGCATACTCTGTTTTCTGCCATTGAAACAGCCGATGATATTGATCCGGCTATCGAACGATTAATCTTTGAAGGAGTTATTAGAGACCAGGAAAAAGAAGATACAGTACGTGAAGTTGTACAGAAAGCGTTTTCATCTCCCGAAATACAAGATTGGTATTCCGGAGAATGGATCCTGTTTAATGAATGTGCCATTATATACAAGGAAAAAGGAATATTACAAACTCGTCGCCCGGACCGTGTAATGATGAAAGACGGGCAGGTTGTTGTGGTTGATTTTAAGTTTGGTAAAGAAAATCCTAAATACAATAAACAAGTGAAAGGATATATGCAACTGTTGACGAAAATGGGTTATAAGAATATTACCGGATACCTGTGGTATGTAGATGAAGAAAAAATAGAAAAAGTATAAGACAGAACTCCGATTACAATAATATGAATTAGAAAAACGATTTAATCAATATGCAATCATTTCTCCAATTAGTAGCTCATGACCTATATGCCAAAATAGGAAATGACCTCTCTCGCACAGTACTCATCTTCCCTAACAAACGTGCCAACCTGTTCTTCAATGAATATCTGGCGGGAGAATCCGATCAACCGATATGGTCACCTGCCGCTATGAGTATCAGTGATCTGTTTCAGAAGCTATCTGTACAGAAAACCGGTGATCCGATTCGATTGGTTTGTGAACTCTACAAAGTATTCAAGGAAGAAACAGAAAGTCAGGAGACATTAGATGACTTCTATTTTTGGGGAGAACTGTTAATCAGTGACTTTGATGATGTAGACAAAAATTTGGTGGATGCAGATAAGCTCTTCAGCAATCTGCAAGACTTAAAAAGTCTAATGGATGACTACGAATTTCTAGATAAAGAACAGGAAGAAGCAATTCAACAATTCTTCCGGAATTTCTCCATTGAGCGCCGCACGGAGCTCAAAGAGAAATTCATATCTCTTTGGGATAAGTTAGGCACAATCTATCACCATTACCGGAAAAACTTAACTGAGGTAGGCATTGCTTATGAAGGAATGCTTTATCGCAATGTTATCGAACAACTTAATACAGATCAACTTAAATACGACAAATATATATTTGTCGGCTTCAATGTGTTGAATAAAGTAGAAAAAGAATTCTTCCGAAAACTGCAAAAAGCAGATAAAGCAATATTCTATTGGGATTATGACATCTTCTATACCCAACAAATCAAAAAACATGAGGCCGGAGAATTTATTAACCGCAACCTGAAAGATTTCCCGAACGAACTGCCTGCCAGCTACTTTGACTCCCTAAAGAAACCGAAGAAGATACGTTACATCTCCGCTTCTACTGAGAATGCGCAAGCACGTTTCCTTCCCGAATGGATACGTACTACTTTCTCATCCGATAATGAAAAAGAAAATGCCGTAGTTCTTTGCAATGAAACCTTGTTGCTTCCCGTACTCCATTCTATCCCGGAAGAAGTGAAGAATGTCAATATCACAATGGGATTCCCGTTGGCACAAACTCCGGTTTATAGTTTTATCAATGCGGCTATGGAACTACAAACCAATGGCTACCGTTTTGATACCGGTCGTTTCACCTACGAAACCGTATCAGCTATACTAAAACATCCATATACCCGCCAATTATCGACAAAAGCAGATATAATAGAACGGGAACTTACAAAAACCAATCGTTTCTATCCGCTTCCCTCGGAATTGAAACAAGATGAGTTTCTAGCTAATCTTTTCACTCCCCGTAACGGTATCAAGGAGCTATGTGATTATCTTATCGGACTTATCAAAGATATCTCTACCCTATACCGTAAAGAAGGAGAATACAACGATATATTCAACCAACTATATCGTGAATCTCTTTTTCAGAGCTTTTTGAAAATCAACCGTTTATACAGTTTGATTGAAAGTGGAGAATTAAATATACAGCCCCATACACTGAAAAGATTAATCAGTAAAGTACTGACAAGTTCCAACATACCTTTCCACGGAGAACCTGCCATTGGAATGCAAGTTATGGGAGTACTTGAAACACGTAACCTTGACTTCCGTAATCTTGTAATGCTTTCGCTCAATGAAGGACAACTTCCTAAAACCGGTGGAGAATCTTCTTTTATTCCCTATAACCTTCGGAAAGCCTTCGGCATGACGACTATTGAGCACAAAAATGCAGTCTACGCATACTATTTCTATCGCTTGATACAGCGGGCAGAAAATATCACCTTGCTCTACAATACCTCTTCCGACGGCCTGAATCGCGGAGAGGAGTCCCGTTTCATGCTACAATTATTAGTAGAAGGTCCTCATGAGATTACTCGTGAATATTTAGAGGCCGGACAATCTCCCCAAAGTACCCCAAAAATAGAAATACCAAAAACACAGAAAATATTAGAACGATTATACCATATCTATGACGTTACCAATCCTAAGTCCCTCATTCTCTCTCCTTCAGCCCTCAATACATATCTCGACTGCCGTTTGAGATTCTACTTCCGCTATATAGCCGGATTAAAAACACCGGAAGAAGTGAGTGCGGAAATTGACTCCGCGTTATTCGGAACAATCTTTCACCGCTCTGCCGAACTAGCTTATACTGAACTGACATCCAATGGGCAAATGATACAGAAAGAGGATCTTGAACGCTTATTACGTAACGATGTTAAATTACAAGGTTACGTTGATCAGGCTTTCAAAGAAGAATTTTTCAAGGTTAAGCCGGAAGAAAAACCGGAATATAACGGTGTACAACTCATTAATTCCAAAGTAATCACCTCCTATCTGCGACAACTATTACGCAATGACCTCCAATATGCCCCTTTCGAAATGGTTGCTATGGAACAAGCTGTTTCCGAAAAGATAACTATTCAAACTGACCTAGGTCCCTTCACAGTTCGCTTGGGCGGAACCATAGACCGCATGGATGCCAAAGAAAGCACATTACGGATTGTTGACTATAAAACCGGAGGAAACCCCAAGATACCGGCTAATATCGAACAATTATTCACCCCTTCGGAAACACGTCCGAACTATATCTTCCAAACTTTCCTGTATGCCTCCATTATGTGCCGGCAACAAACATTGAAAGTGGCTCCTGCCCTGCTCTATATTCACCGGGCAGCTTCCGATAGTTACTCACCTGTTATAGAAATGGGAGAACCCCGCCAGCCAAAGATACCGGTCAATAACTTCACCTTTTTCGAAGACGAGTTCCGCAAGCGATTACAAACATTATTAGAAGAGATTTTCAGTGAAAACGAACCTTTCACTCAAACAGAAGATATTAAAAAGTGTAGTTACTGCGATTTCAAAGCAATCTGCAAACGATGAGCATAAATATGATAATGATTGAATAAAAAAATGAACGGTGAATGCTGCATACAAGCACAAAACATTCACCGTTCATGATTTATAAATTACCGTTTTATATTCTATTTATCCAGTAATGGAATTGAGAAACTAAATGTAGATCCCTCTCCCTTCTTTGAAGTAAACCAGAGTTTACCACCATTCTTGATAACAAAGTCCTTACACAACAACAATCCGAGTCCTGAACCTTCTTCATTATTTGTACCGAAGGTACTAAAGTGCGTATCCGTATGAAGCAACTTCCTCTGATTTTCTTCATCAATGCCGCATCCGCTATCTTTCACACTAACGATTGCCATACCGTCTTCCTCAGCCAACGATACCACCACTTCCGCCCCCTCATTGCTAAACTTGATAGCATTACTAATCAGGTTACGGATTACCGTTTTAACCATATCAATATCAGCACGAACAGCTACATCTGCAACAGGTACATCCTGCACAATCTTAATATTCTTCAAGCCGGCTACCATTGTAAAGATCTCACTTACCCCCTCTACAACTTCTACCATATTGATATCCTGATAAACCACCTTCAATTTGCCAATCTGGCTTTTCGTCCATTTCAGCAGATTATCAAGTAATGAAAATACATCTTCAGTAGTTTGATTCGCCATTGTAAGCAACTCATACATCTCCTCGCCGATTGTTTCGCTCGGCAGGTTCAGAATCAACATATTCAGTACCATTTTGATAGACCCCATTGGCGAACGTAGGTCATGCGCAATCACAGAATAGAGTTTATCACGTCCCATAATTGTCTTACGTAATTCCTCTGTTTGTGCAACAATAATTCGTTTAGCCGCCACTAGAGAAATCTGATGTGTTACACGAATTATCAATTCTTCCTTGTTGAAAGGTTTCGAAATAAAATCATTACCTCCTACTTGGAATCCTTTTACGATGTCCGCCGTACTATTCAGCGCAGTCAGAAAAATAATAGGAATTTCAGACATTTCCGGATCTGCCTTCATCTGTTGAGCCACTTCAAATCCACTGATATCCGGCATCATTACATCCAGCAACACCAAATCCGGTTTTTCCTTCTTCACCTGTTCCAATGCTTGCGTGCCGTTACCGGCAGTTACAATATTGAATTTCTCATTAGTCAAAAGGACCTTCAACAAAAGGACATTTGATATTACATCGTCCACAATAAGGACTTTATATTCAGAAGGATTTATTTCCATATTCATAATTATCTTATTTTATGCATCAGACAGTTTTAAAATATTCAATCATACGCTTCAGCCCGTCTTCCAATTCAATAGTAGGCTGCCAGCTGAGTTTTTCTTTTGCCAGTGTGATATCCGGCTGACGTTGTTTCGGGTCATCATCCGGCAACTGCTTAAATACAATTCTCGAAGAAGAACTGGTCATACGAATTATTCTCTCTGCCAATTCCAATACGGGAAACTCATTTGGATTTCCAAGATTCACAGGTCCCGTAAATTCATCTTCCGTATTCATCATTCGTATCATCCCTTCAACCAAATCATCAATATATTGGAAACTACGTGTCTGTTTCCCGTCTCCATAAATAGTAATATCTTCATTATGTAGCGCTTGTAAAATGAAATTAGAAACGACTCGTCCGTCATTCGGCAACATCCGTGGACCATACGTATTGAATATACGAATAATCTTCACACGCACATTATTCTGACGATGATAATCCATAAACAAAGTTTCCGCACAGCGTTTTCCTTCATCATAACATGATCTGTATCCTACCGGATTCACGTTTCCCCAATAACTTTCCGGTTGCGGGTGAACAATTGGGTCTCCATATACCTCACTGGTAGAAGCCTGCAATATTTTAGCATCCAATCTCATTGCCAGTCCCAACATATTAATTGCTCCCATTACAGATGTTTTGGCAGTCTGAATCGGGTCATGTTGATAATGGATAGGAGATGCCGGACAAGCCAAATTATAAATCTCATCGACTTCAGCAGAATAAGGGTAAGTGACATCGTGTCGTACCACCTCAAAATGATGATTATCCATCAAATGCATGATGTTATCTTTTGATCCTGTAAAAAAATTATCAAGGCATATCACGTCATGACCTTCGTTTATAAGCCGGGTACAGAGATGAGAGCCAATGAATCCGGCTCCGCCACTAACCAATATTCTTTTCATTATATATTTTTCTATTGTTTACTAAAGAGACACCGTCTCTCCGTTTTGTTTATGGACACAAATGTAACCGATTTGCTCAAAATATACAATTTTAAAGAAGGATATTTTTGAAAAAAGATTAATTAAATAGTTTCACTTTCCGAAACAACTCATCACTGAGAAATGTTTATAATACTAAAGAACAACTTATTCAAACTGTTATGATAACAAATGACCCGAATACAAACCTGATAGAAGCGATGAAAGAAAAGCTTCCACTCAAAGGAAAACTGGCAGATATGTTAATGGATACTCTCTATATAGGCAAAGAAGCCGTATATAGAAGGTTACGTGGTGAGGTTCCTTTCACTTTACAAGAAGCGGCTCTCGTTTCGAGAAAGTTAGGGAAATGAAGCCAAAGAAGATATCAAGTAAGAATTATTCCTCCTGACAAACGAACTGGAAGATCCTGACACTAAAGGTAAAACAGAGAATGGTAACACACTGTTCGTATCTATGTGTCGTATATCAATTTTGAAGTGACGTACAGTTATGTAATTTCCTTCCATTTTACTGTCGCTTCCTCACTATCCGCTACATAGTTTTCTGTCAAAGGTACCAGATTAGGAATATTACTAAATGTAATCCCTTCAAAAACTTCGTCAAAATTATCTTTTGCTTCCAATAACACCTCTACTCGCACAGCCAGCCTGTCAAAAGCCAGTTGTAGAACAGTAATCCTGGTATTATCACTTATAATCATCCGAGCTTCCATAGTCCGTTGATTTCATTTCTGTTACAGATAATCCGAGTCTGAAAACAAGACTATTAATGTAAACTACAAATCAGGGGATTACGAAATATAAAATAAAGAGATAGGAAAATACTAATAGATTTTCATATCATTTAGATACAATCCAGGCATAAATCAGACAAGAGAAACGACTATTTTACACAATAAAAAAGCCGAAAACTTGTATAATCCATGCCTAAATGGTAGAATGTTCAATTTTTGTATATAAATAGCTATCAGATTATAACGTTTTTCGTTCCGTTTCTGTGGGTGCTACTTCATCCGGAATACTAAATTCACGATTAGCAAACAAATCAGCAAGTCCTGAAATTTGCTTCAGGCGCAATAATTCATCACGATCCATACCGATATTCTTCATAATCCATTGATCGGACATACCTGCTTTGTCAAGTTCCGCAACAATGTTACACATCAATTCTATATTATGCATCCCACGAGCACGGTTGTGACGTATAGTAGAACTCATCCGGTTCGACAAATCCTTGTCAATCACCACAATCGGAAGCAGCCCGTTTTCACGTTTATAAATTCGCTGCGAAGTCTTCAATACCGTATAGCGATGATAACCATCCACTAGAATATAACGATCTTCCTCTTTATTATAATAACATACACATGGCATTGTAAAGCCATCTTCCCAGATAGAAAGTTCAAGTAATTTCATTTCGGGCGGTGCAACGACGTTCGGATTATAATCGTTTGCATATACTTTTTCTACGGGCACCGCTTTTACCTCGTAGACAGGACTTTTATCTACACTCATGATACTATAATTCTATATTGTTCCATTATTTGACTTCTCTTACTCATTTCTTCCTTTGTCGGTGAAAATCCCATATACTTGCATGCATGATCATTTTTGAGGATGCAAATACACATCCGTTTATACGTAGGTATTTCTTTAAACTCCGGAATATCTATATCATCCTGATATTCCATACGTACCGGCTTCTTTAGTGTTTTGTAATTACTGTTATCCATGACGATTATCGGTACTTTGGCATCAATTAACTTCCGGATAGTAGCGTCACTCAGGCAACCGCCTTTTGTCCGCCAAAAATTTACACTTACCGACAGTTTCCGGAGATAATTCTTCCGTGCCCGTTCCGGCAAAGTAGACAACAGGAAATACATAAACTCACGCCATGTATACCCTTCTGGCAGCTTCACTGACTGCCACCCCATTGCGTGGGTACCACCATACATACCTGTAAAGTTAACCCCGTTCACTCGTCCTACCATCTTGCCCCACGTATTGGGATCAAGTACCCGATAGAGCTGAAGACTCTCTTGTGCTTCATTGATAAAAGGACTTGCTACACGCTGACGCTCCAGATTGACTCCCGCCCGATAATAAAGGTCATATAGCACATTATAATCCCACTGGAATTTTCCGTTAGCCGTCCACACATCCGTTGTTTTCCAGTCATAGATAGGATAAGCATTATAAATGTCATTTCCCACTTTCGAAGTCCATTTATACTTGTGGTACATCTGAAATTTACGACTCATATAAATACATCTCCAACGATTGAAACTCTCCTGCGTACGAATACCGATCAGGCAACAAGTACGCACAGCATCATTCTTATTATGTATCCATTGCGCAAAACGCATCTGAAATTCATAATCCCACATCGTTGTATTATAAAACGGAAAGTCGTCTTTAGTCATTGCCTTTTTAGGCATGGGGCGAACCCATATATTCTTTTTACTATCTTCCCAAGGACGCCAAAAAGACTGATACATAGAAGTACAGGTAGCTACACGAAAAGGAATACATACCCGGTATACATCCAGAATATCTTTATTAGCTTCCAGTATCCGGTCCACATAGTCAATGGTCATTTTATACTGGATTTCATAATCCATGTGAAAGACTCCAAGACGTATCTTTAGATTATTTTTCCGGATGTAGTCAATACACATATTCAGCAACACCCCACTATCTTTACCTCCGGAAAATGATACATAGATATTATCAAATTCATTAAATATAACTTTCAGTCGCTCTTGTGCTAGTTCATATACATTCTTTGTGCCCGCTATCTTCTTTTTGCCCATAAATCATCTATACATTTTAACATACCGTGTCCACTTTTTATCCATGGATACAAATTCAAATTTCTCAAAGATTTCTTTGTCTTGTATCAGCGTGACAGAGTTAAGTAACCAAGTCTCAGATCCGAATTCAGCAATAACAGCCGGTAACAACAACGACAAAAGCTCCTCCCGTTCTGTCCCCTCTGCCTTCACATAATAATTATTGATTACAGCTTTCTTCCGACCTTTTTGCTCCACCGGAACGAAACCCAACACTTCCTTATCTTCAATTGCAATAAACCAGACATACTCCTCACCCGTCTTAAAAGGGTAATTATTGTTGGCGCGTATTACTTCAGGATCCATAACCAACGGTGCCAAAAGCCGATATAAGTGTTTGTCTTTTCCTTTTAATTGTATTATCTGCATCATATCATTCAAAAATGGACACACAAAAATAAGGAAAAAATATCAATTTAGTCATTTCTGTTCCTAAAACATTTGTTTTTCATGTTATTATCTTTATATTTCGATATTTTTGAAATCATGAGTTCACCATCCCCCTTTCACGTTTAAAATAAGTCAGCACGGTGGCATAGCTAAGATATTCCCGTCCGGGAACATGTGACCGGCTTCGGAATTGATAACGAGCAAATATAACTTCACATACCAGCTTATATTTAAAAAACAGCTTTAACCTATGCTGCAAATAATCAAATTCACGACAAAGAGATGCAAAGACATTACTTATTTCGGCATTAGGAATCACCCGTGGTTCACGTTTCGATTTCTCTATATGCTCTATTTCATGAAGGACATATTCCAATTGTTCTACTTCTTCTTCTGTTTTCCGCATTGTACATTTCATTTGTTCCAGTTTCTCCTTTTGATGAATGCACTGTTCCCGTTTGCGCTGTAAACGTTCTTCTATTACTTTTTTTCCTTGTGATATCATAAAATTTAATTATATACTATTAGTAATACATTGCCGTCAATTAGCGGCTAAAAAAAGCCTTTATAAAATCTAATTTCATTTGCAAAGATAGAGAAGATTGTTTAAATAATTAGATTTTTAATTAAAAATATTATTAATAATAGCACTTTTAAATTACCAGTACATCAAAAAAAAGCTTTTTCAGGCAAATTGACAAATTATACCTTTGCCGAAAATTAAATATAGCGAACAATGAAAGTCGAGGATGAAGATATAATGTATTTTAATACATTCTTTTTTTATTATATATATTAGTGGGCCAAAGAGAGGTCGAAGCATAAAATACCATATACTCCCCCTATCTTCTACCACGACGTTTGAGAGTAATCAAAAAAGGTCGCTCAAGGAGGTCCTAAAATGTACCTCCCAAGACGACTGAAATATTTTATATGTATTAAATAAGTAAACTTATGATTAAATCAACAGCAGAAATGCTAAAGAAGGGATATCTCCTTTTCCCTAAAGTATTGTTTGAGGAGCAAATGAAAAAGACAAAAGGTGCGACAGGATACTTCGACGCCTTCATCCTCGTGCTAACTCACGTCAATTACAGCACAACAGAATGTACTGTGAAACATTACACTTTTGAATGTCGGCGGGGCGAATCGGTTATATCCATTGCTCATTGGGCGAAATTATTTGGTTGGAAACGTAGCCGGACACGATATTTCTTCAATAAAATGTATGAAGAAGGGATTATAGAAAGAGTTATTAATCCGTATATCACTCACATACGTATCCCCAGTTATGATCTACTTGTAGGACAGAAACGTCGCGAGAATGCCCACGAAGAAGCAAATGGAGTTACTTTCGAAGTATTCTGGGCTAAATATCATGAAGTAACTCAAAAGCCGAAAACCAATATCGGCCGGGCACGCCGGGAATGGAAGAAATTGTCTCCCCACGAACGCAGCCTGAGCTTGAAGAATATTGATGAATATTATGACAATCTGACAGATACAAAGTACTGTATGCAGGCTAGTACATATCTATCCGACAAAGCATTCCTGAATGAATATGATTATTAGTAAAGAAAATGAGTGAAATTATAAATCCACAGGATGCCGAACTTGAGGAAATCATACTTGGCAGTTGCCTGATTGAAAGCAAAGCAATCACATTGATTGCAGATATACTACGACCGGAAGCTTTTTATAATGAAAAAAATCTGGAGATTTACGCTACGTTACAAAGTATGTATCGCAACGGACAGAAAATAGATATCATAACAGTCAAAGAAGAACTTGCCCGACGCGGCAAACTTGAATTCATCGGAGGACCTTACACGCTGGCACACATCAGCGGGCGTGTAGCTTCCAGTGCTCACCTCGAATATCATGCACGGATTCTTAAACAGAAATATATCCGTCGTGAAACGATTCTGGGATTCCACAAGCTTCTGGCGTTGGCTGCCGACGAAACCACCGATATAGACGATACATTGGCAGACGCTCATACCCTCCTTGACCGACTGGAAAATGAATGTGGAACTACCGAACATCTACGCTCCATGTTACAACTGATGGATGATACGATTAAACAAATAGAAGCGCGCATCAGCTCCAACAAGAATGGTATAACGGGGCTTCCTACCGGATTCTCCGATCTTGATCGCCTGACATGCGGCTGGCAACCAGGTGACGAGGTAGTCATTGCTGCCCGTCCTGCAGTAGGTAAAACGTCATTCGCCCTGCACCTGGCGCGTGCCGCTGCTTCTGCCGGTTATCACATAGCTATATTCAGTCTCGAGATGCTAGGAGAACGTTTGGGTGACCGCTGGTTACTGGCTGCTACCACCAATGTCAACCCCGACAATGTACGCAGCGGCCAACTTACACCCAGTGAACAGAGGCAACTGCACGCAGCAGCAGCTGAGTTGTCCCGTCTACCTATTCACATTGATGATAACCCGTCAGTGAGTATGGATTACGTTCGTTCTTCCGCCAAACTGCTACAAAG
The nucleotide sequence above comes from Bacteroides caccae. Encoded proteins:
- a CDS encoding UDP-glucuronic acid decarboxylase family protein; translated protein: MKRILVSGGAGFIGSHLCTRLINEGHDVICLDNFFTGSKDNIMHLMDNHHFEVVRHDVTYPYSAEVDEIYNLACPASPIHYQHDPIQTAKTSVMGAINMLGLAMRLDAKILQASTSEVYGDPIVHPQPESYWGNVNPVGYRSCYDEGKRCAETLFMDYHRQNNVRVKIIRIFNTYGPRMLPNDGRVVSNFILQALHNEDITIYGDGKQTRSFQYIDDLVEGMIRMMNTEDEFTGPVNLGNPNEFPVLELAERIIRMTSSSSRIVFKQLPDDDPKQRQPDITLAKEKLSWQPTIELEDGLKRMIEYFKTV
- a CDS encoding IbrB-like domain-containing protein, which encodes MSVDKSPVYEVKAVPVEKVYANDYNPNVVAPPEMKLLELSIWEDGFTMPCVCYYNKEEDRYILVDGYHRYTVLKTSQRIYKRENGLLPIVVIDKDLSNRMSSTIRHNRARGMHNIELMCNIVAELDKAGMSDQWIMKNIGMDRDELLRLKQISGLADLFANREFSIPDEVAPTETERKTL
- a CDS encoding DUF3440 domain-containing protein, translated to MGKKKIAGTKNVYELAQERLKVIFNEFDNIYVSFSGGKDSGVLLNMCIDYIRKNNLKIRLGVFHMDYEIQYKMTIDYVDRILEANKDILDVYRVCIPFRVATCTSMYQSFWRPWEDSKKNIWVRPMPKKAMTKDDFPFYNTTMWDYEFQMRFAQWIHNKNDAVRTCCLIGIRTQESFNRWRCIYMSRKFQMYHKYKWTSKVGNDIYNAYPIYDWKTTDVWTANGKFQWDYNVLYDLYYRAGVNLERQRVASPFINEAQESLQLYRVLDPNTWGKMVGRVNGVNFTGMYGGTHAMGWQSVKLPEGYTWREFMYFLLSTLPERARKNYLRKLSVSVNFWRTKGGCLSDATIRKLIDAKVPIIVMDNSNYKTLKKPVRMEYQDDIDIPEFKEIPTYKRMCICILKNDHACKYMGFSPTKEEMSKRSQIMEQYRIIVS
- the dnaB gene encoding replicative DNA helicase, yielding MSEIINPQDAELEEIILGSCLIESKAITLIADILRPEAFYNEKNLEIYATLQSMYRNGQKIDIITVKEELARRGKLEFIGGPYTLAHISGRVASSAHLEYHARILKQKYIRRETILGFHKLLALAADETTDIDDTLADAHTLLDRLENECGTTEHLRSMLQLMDDTIKQIEARISSNKNGITGLPTGFSDLDRLTCGWQPGDEVVIAARPAVGKTSFALHLARAAASAGYHIAIFSLEMLGERLGDRWLLAATTNVNPDNVRSGQLTPSEQRQLHAAAAELSRLPIHIDDNPSVSMDYVRSSAKLLQSKGECDGVIIDYLQLCDMKSDRNNRNREQEVAQASRKAKMLAKELNIPVILLSQLNRNVEGRPDSRPSLSDLRESGAIEQDADLVLMLSRPALSGRDTDRKSTYPTEGLGVIDIVKHRNGTTKELYFRHDPSMTKLEDYVPGIAWMKKNTTA